In Psychrilyobacter piezotolerans, a single genomic region encodes these proteins:
- the purD gene encoding phosphoribosylamine--glycine ligase, whose protein sequence is MKILIIGSGGREHAIAWKFAQNNKVEKIYVAPGNAGTELLDRCENIDLSDIEEMVEFAGKNKIGLTMVGSEELLVEGIVDKFEEKGLTVFGPDKKSAILEGSKAYSKDFMKKYGVKTAAYEIFTDYDSAVKYLDEIEYPTVVKASGLAAGKGVIIAQNKDEAVEAVKDMLLDHKFSEAGSEIVIEEFLTGVEASILSITDGNTIVPFISAKDHKKIGEGETGLNTGGMGVIAPNPYVTSEIMKDFIDDIMTPTLEGLKAEKMKFNGVIFFGLMITEKGVYSLEYNMRLGDPETQAVLPLMENDFLEILEMCIEGNLDKVQMSWKDASACCVVGVSGGYPENYNKGYEITGISDVDDLVFIAGAKLEKDKFLTSGGRVINIVSLGENLETACKNTYSSMDKINFEGLYCRKDIGKV, encoded by the coding sequence ATGAAAATTTTAATTATAGGTAGTGGCGGTCGTGAACATGCTATTGCATGGAAATTTGCTCAAAACAATAAGGTAGAAAAAATATATGTAGCACCAGGAAATGCAGGGACTGAATTATTGGACAGATGTGAAAATATAGACCTATCTGATATTGAAGAGATGGTAGAATTTGCAGGAAAGAATAAGATAGGACTTACCATGGTGGGATCTGAGGAGCTGTTGGTAGAAGGGATAGTAGATAAATTTGAAGAAAAAGGACTGACTGTCTTTGGTCCTGATAAAAAATCTGCAATTTTAGAGGGCAGTAAGGCCTATTCCAAGGACTTTATGAAAAAATACGGGGTAAAAACAGCTGCCTATGAGATCTTTACCGATTATGACAGTGCTGTAAAATATCTGGATGAGATAGAATATCCTACTGTGGTAAAAGCCAGTGGTTTGGCTGCAGGAAAGGGTGTAATTATAGCTCAAAATAAAGATGAAGCAGTGGAAGCAGTGAAAGATATGCTGTTAGATCATAAATTCAGTGAGGCTGGATCTGAAATAGTTATAGAAGAATTTCTCACAGGGGTAGAAGCTTCGATCCTGTCCATCACCGATGGTAATACCATAGTACCATTTATATCTGCCAAGGATCATAAAAAGATCGGTGAAGGAGAAACAGGATTAAATACAGGGGGAATGGGAGTAATAGCTCCTAATCCATATGTAACATCTGAAATAATGAAAGATTTTATCGATGACATTATGACTCCCACCTTAGAAGGATTGAAGGCAGAAAAAATGAAGTTTAACGGAGTTATATTCTTCGGGTTGATGATAACGGAAAAAGGAGTATACTCCCTGGAATATAATATGAGACTGGGAGATCCTGAAACTCAAGCTGTGTTGCCATTGATGGAAAATGACTTTTTGGAAATTTTAGAGATGTGCATAGAGGGGAATTTGGATAAAGTTCAGATGAGCTGGAAGGATGCTTCTGCCTGCTGCGTTGTAGGAGTGTCTGGGGGATATCCTGAAAATTATAATAAGGGATATGAGATAACAGGTATTTCAGATGTAGATGATCTGGTGTTTATTGCAGGGGCTAAATTGGAAAAGGATAAATTCCTGACCAGTGGCGGACGTGTAATAAATATAGTGAGTTTAGGAGAAAATTTAGAAACTGCTTGTAAAAATACATATAGTTCTATGGATAAAATAAATTTTGAGGGGCTCTATTGCAGGAAAGACATAGGGAAAGTGTAG